The following are encoded together in the Streptomyces sp. NBC_01465 genome:
- a CDS encoding ester cyclase — MSTQDNIAIVQGFLDNVVNKGDLSVLNTYWTQDMIWRGGSLGEHHGLDEYRVFAEANATGAFSGMNLQVHQFLADGNTVVALFTNSGANTGPFMGLPATGKSAQWNGVGIYRIRDGKIAEGTFVEDILDMLLQLGITSLPSGA, encoded by the coding sequence ATGAGCACGCAGGACAACATCGCCATCGTCCAGGGGTTCCTCGACAACGTCGTCAACAAAGGCGACCTTTCTGTCCTCAACACCTACTGGACCCAGGACATGATCTGGCGAGGAGGCAGCCTCGGCGAGCACCACGGCCTGGACGAGTACCGGGTGTTCGCGGAGGCCAACGCCACCGGTGCGTTCTCCGGGATGAATCTGCAAGTGCACCAGTTCCTTGCCGACGGCAACACAGTGGTCGCACTCTTCACCAACAGCGGTGCCAACACCGGCCCGTTCATGGGCCTGCCCGCCACCGGCAAGTCGGCACAGTGGAACGGCGTGGGGATCTACCGCATCCGCGACGGCAAGATCGCCGAGGGCACCTTTGTCGAAGACATCCTCGACATGCTCCTGCAGCTCGGCATCACCAGCCTGCCATCCGGAGCCTGA